TGTCATTGTGACCAGGGACACGCTATGAATAGGGAATGTCtggctgttttctttctttcatcttcACTTGTCATTGTACTGCGTGAACTCCTTCAGAGCCCAGTTCTTCATTTCTATCTCCTGCCGTAACCTGCAGTACTCCTCCGCCAGGACCTCAAACTCTTTGCCCAAGATCTCAAAGGAGGCCAGTTTTAACTCGACAGACTGCTTCTCCCCCCGACAGGCTTTAAGTTCAGAGTCCAGCTTCTCTCTGAAACAAGACACAACAGCAAAAGATTGTTTTGAGAGAAGGATCTGCCAGAATGTGGAGTGGAGCGATATGAGTAACATTTGAATTACTGGACAAAATAAGGAATCAGTCAGATGAACACAAAGCCTCTTGCCTTATTTTTCTATGAGCAGATATCGAGTCAGCTGTGTACGTGTCCAACTGAATTTCCACCATCTCAGTCCtttaaagaaagaagagaaaacatgtGTAAAACCTGAAaagcatttgttttcattgtacGTCTTTCTGAATAAGTGCACCAGTAAATCAAcagtattaaaatatatttaagcAGGTAAAAGAATTGACTTACTTAATCTTCTGTAAGACTAATTCACATTTTCCCTCAAAGTAGTCTAACTTTTTCCTGTCCAGATCTGTCTGCATCCTCAGCCTGTGGTCCAAAATGAAAGACTGGAGAAGCTGAATACACTTGATCAGCTCCTGGACACACAAGTCaaaaaggaggggaaaaaaagaaaggaaaatattgtttttaacaaactaaaaaaatatacatttaggGCCTGTACCCACATTTAcccttttaaatatttttttaaaacaatttccaGTGAGTAAAcctgcaaaaaaacacagcgTGCTCAtaattatatacatttaatatatGTGACAAGctcccaaaaacaaagacatactGGCTTGTTCTTAGCTACATGTTGATTGATAGAGCTCTTACACAGAGGTAGAGTTGAGTCTGTCTTTGCAGAAGAACTGTGTTTTCCCTGCAGGTCTCCTTCAGACTCtctgctcttttcttctctctgtccagCTGGGCTGACAGATGAGACAACTTGGTGTTCTTCAGACcatcactctcactctctgcaAAAAATAACAGAACAACATCCTTGTTTTCATGTAAGTGCAAAACAATGGCGTGATATAAAAGGTACTGAAAGTGAATGAGATTTTGTAGGAACATGTAAGTCAATGTCTAGATACTGTACCCCATTCAGGTTGATAGTAAGAAAGGAGGCCCCAACACTTCTTCTTCAGGTGTTTCTCAAGCTCTCTGGGAAGACTCTGTTTCATTCTTTGAACATTCTGGTAAAGATGAATACAGCATCGTTGACAAGCTACATTTAAGCATCAATCTGCAACATTTGTGTCAAACTACTGAAGTATCTGTCTACTGATGGACAACTTGTGTATCTGCAATAATACTACTGTGTGATGAACTATCTATCCATCAATTACTTTATATTTCACACATAACACCTTAgcaattttgtatttttatgacTTACCTTCTCTGATGGCATGAGCTCCATCACCTGTTGAGGGTTCAGGCCCAAAATAGAAGGTTGGTCCTGGTTGGTAGTGCTACTGGGATCCAGCTGTCTGATACACTGAGACACCAGCAGAGACTTCTCCATCGTCTCATAgaactaaacacacaaacaaacacacacagctagttatatattacagttttatttttaccatCAGATAAAGTGTCATCCCACTCAATTAAAACACTGTTAATGTCTGTCTCCTAGGCCACCGCGAATGATCTTTTGTCACTTTGGTACACAAGAACATGCAGTGTGCCGTTTACAAATATATTACATGACAGATTACTGGATAGGGAAGTTCAAATGCCTCGAACTGTGACCTTTAGATGTAATGTCCCAAATAAGCTGCCTAGCGTGGCTTTAATGTCCACATGGTGTCCTGTAATCAATCTCAGCTGTTTGTGCACTTGTGGATGGTGCAACTGTGAAATGTACCATGTTCTGGTCAGGGGGTACAGTGGCATGATGCTTCCTGATACAATGGTCCTGGATCATCTCTTTGAGCCCATTGTGGAGACTCTCGGAGCACAGCCAGAGACGCCTCTGGCTCTGCAGCTTCTGCTCAGCctagaaaaacacatttggaaGTGCTCACAGATACACAAAAGCTAACAGCATGACAGAGGTTCCATCTATGCAACTGCAATTGTTAGTGGTTACCAGTAGAGGTCGGTAAGTGATAGACTACTTACtgtgtaattaaaaatgtataactcTTCACAAAGTGCAGCAAACATTTAGTTGTTTGGTATAACTTTATAAGTTCAGCTTGAGTTACAGACCAAGGAGCTTGTCTTCTAGCAGATGTAAAAGGTAACATTACTGAAGGATTTGTCCCAGTGTGAGCACAGTGCCTGCTGATACCTTGTCCAGCTCCGTTTTCAGTGGGACAGTGAGTCCAGTCTGGTCCACATGTTGTGACAGGGTGGCCAGGAGTTTACAGAACTGAGGGTTCTGGGTCAGATCCTCCTCTGCAATGTCACACAGAGGGAAGGAGGCGAGAACTGGGTGGGAGGACAGTAAACACACTTACGTTATTATTAGTGGCCAAACATAATGACATAATGGGGACTCACAACAGCACAGCACACCAACTTTAACTAAATGCAACTTTAGcttccctaaaaaaaaaaaaaagcttttaagcCACAATTCCTCCATTTTGTCAGACAAACAGTCAACGCTGCAGCTAACATAAGCTAGTAAACTTGTTTATTTACCACGTTGATGCAAGCTGTCGGCCTTCCCAAGCGACGATATATGTGTAGACTCGGAACCAGCGGACATTTTAACCTGAGCTGTCTTTCTTATTTACCAAGAAACTTCTCAATTTGTGATTTCTGACGACTTTTCTCGCTATCACGAACACGACTTGAAATTAAAATGCGTACTTCCTGAATCAAGTTGCGCGCGTCTGTAGGAAGCGTTCCTATTGGCTAAGAAGTGACCCATGTGATCACCACAGCCTGCCCACGAGAACTGCGTGCCACTTGCGGGAACGCGCACTGTGAAAGCGACAgttattgtacatttaaatgatttctAAGGAGGGAAAGTTAGACCACcgtttaataataatataattatcaTTTACATTAATAATGACACTTAGTATTGAGTCTAAATTTCTATCAAATTGAGCATTTATTCTCTGAATAACTAACCGTTTTTGTCCCAAATTTAGcctacatgtatgtattttgtAAACTTTGCAGGTTTTGTGACGTGACAGAGATGACATGTCTTCCTCACGGCTAAACTAACAAGTATGAGACAGTCCTCCTGCACATCACACTAGGTGTCATAAGATGAGACAAGATATACACAGTTCATTATCAGACTGCATCTTcacttataaaaaaaatatgtccaCTGTCAGAAACATTAGGCCTATTTTGCAAGCCTGGATCAAAACAAGGCACTTCATACTCTGAGAGCTCTCAGTAACAACTGGACAGAGAAAAGTACCTTTCACAGCAGTTTAGCAGTCACCTTGTTCAGCTCTCTGCCCCTCTCAGTTTGGATCTATATAAAACTCTACTGCTTGAGGTCTGCACTGGCAGCCAGATTCACGGTCAAAGCCATCTCAAAGAGGTTTGATGAATGCTCGAAAGTCCTTCCACTTGATGGACTACgaatgttttttctctgctaGAGAGGGGCTTCATCTCTACAATCCATAATGTGCAGACTGCTTAGATGGGATGGAAGAGGGACTTCTGGAGGAGAGGGTCTCTCTGGATGAAGAGATGGCCACTATGGCAGTTTCCAcattgcaggaaaaaaacactttattaataatacagtttttttctgtgttgacaGTCAGAGGACACATCCTCAGTCAGATTGGAGACCAGTGATGTCGTGTGAGTGGATGATGACCTGGAAGATGGGCAGCAGGAAGAAGTGCAGAAGAAAGAAGAATCATTCCTTCAGCACAATGAATGCAatgtgagggaggagaggagtgtgATTGCCTTTTTTCATTCAATCTGGGAGAATTATGACAGGGTAGCTGACTACTAGAAGTAGATCAGTAAACAGTAACATTCTCAACATCTTTAAATAAAtcccattcatttgaattcaTAGTAATTTTCTCTATATTCgttcattattattaatgataaatACTGTTCcaggtttaaaaaaattcactcaCTGGCCTTTGACTCAATTTAAAGCATTGAAAATCATTAAAAGTGTACACcaacaatttaaaacacacaatttaCAACAATAACATCTTGTAACACAGTTAGGTGTTTCATAGTGGATTGAAGAAAGTTGAATCCTATCAATGTTGGTTGTAGTAACACTATGTGTATAACATATAGACATAAAGTACAAATGGTATATAAATGAGTGTTGGTCTTATTTTTGAACTTTGTTCCTATAGCTGCCAAATAGTTGCTTATCAGTTTAGTTTGGTAGTGACAATGTTAGcagcttttttttatctgatgaCGCTGACATTTTAACTTTATAATGTACAAAGCAAGTGTCTCATGTTATTATCAAGGGGTGCAAAATAAGTGTGTATCCATAAATCCTCCTACTACTACTCAGAATCATTAGGCCTTGTAATCATCCTCCTCAACATCATTTTAGATTAGATGTTTTTTATCCCTTGGCTCTGACCATCATTTGGCACCAGCATggctggttgttgttgttgatgttgccAGTAGAGGTAACTAGCTTTAGTGGCAATATCCATCTGCAAGTTTATCTAGAGCTGGACTCATACttaaataatgattataatgaCTTCTTATTATCAGTACTTGAAAGTTGATTAGAGCGTATGTGCCTCATTTGTTGGGCTCTCAGGCTGCTGCTTCCACAGGCACTCATCTACCTGTTATTGTCAATAACATCTATTTTGaacctttttatttataaatctttGTTATTCACGATTTCATTAGCTGTGGCAAGACTTCCTACAAGATTGCTTAGACATAAAACAGTTAGCCTAACTGAACAAGTCTTGTATCGGTCACCACTTCTGATACTGGGGATCATTCTGTTTTATTGCTACATTTCTATCAATAGACTGAATCAGTGTGTAGGCATGACTGGAACTGTCCTTAAATGATTTGAGTCATACCTCTCAAATAGAGAATGTTCTGTTTCCATTGGTGATTGTGTCTCATCTTCAGCCCCCCTGATGTGCGGGTTGCCACAGGGATCTATTCTTGGTCCAATTTTGTTTTCCCTTCACATGCTTCCATTAGGACACATTATCAGTAATTTTGCCTGACAAGACTGTCTGCCCTTGCTACTTGTTCGGTCAGAGCTGGTGACCAAGGATGACCTGGTTTTTGCCATCAGAGCCCTCAAACTCTGGGATTCCCTGCTTGAGATTAGGCTCGCAAACACATTACCTGTTTTAACATCATTgcttaaaacatatttttatagaAAAGCTTTTTTTGATGGATGATCTGTAACTTCCATgctgctgtattttattttcattttttcttataagtaactttattttgtatgtttgttctTATTCTTTTTATTCTCATGTATTTTGTGAAGCTTGTTTTAATCTATGTATTCTTTGTAACCTTGTCTAGATAAGTGCTATATCtgtaaagttattattattataggaATTATCCTCTCCTATTCTTAATGAATATGGGGATTCACAATTGTGAGTATTCTCGTACTGTGTAGTTTTCCCCCCATGACCTCTGCCCTCTGTGCTTCTCACAGCTGTTTCTCTCAACAGTCCCTGCCCATATCTGGTCTTCTTGGTGCTGCATTATTGCTGCTTTATAAGTATACCCTTATATAATTTTGCCCACAGTTTTATACTTCTTTAGTATTCTACTGCAATAACATGCGGCCAGCCACAGTTTTGTGGGTCTACACAAGATGACAAGATGTCCCAGTAAACATAACAGGAATCCCTAATCCAGAGTGGGGTTTTCCCTTTTCCAGTCTGAAAATGGTTGTTCCTAGCATGTGATGTAACTTTTGCTTGATACATACCGTAATATATATAGTAGCTACACTGTAGTGGTGTTTACACAATGGCTGGTGGTCCTCACTCATCAATGAGTGGGCAAAATTAGATATGGGAGCCAGTCAACTCGAGTGAAATTATAATTGACACGGAATAAAGCCAATGGATTGTGTTAGGATGCGACTCTCTGCATTTGATTGGTCACGCTCATGGACCAGCCCTTATTTTCTAAACCAATTAATGAAAGCTAGAGTTGATTGCTGATGTCTTTGACCAATCACAAGCCTGGTTTTCCTAATGGGTGGGTTTTTGTCGTGGAGGGGTGGGGTGTTCGAGGTCATTCAGTCCCACTCTGATTCACTCTGTCGGCGTGTGTTTGTGGGGACGGGTAGTTGGAGTAAGGAGTCGCCGGGCGGTAGTGCATCTCTCCAAACGCTTTTTGGGAAAGAAACGCCGCTGAAAATTGCACCACAGACTGAAGAAACGACCCCCGGTGACTACTTCTGGGAAATTACTCAACGCAACGACTGCGCCACACGCACAACCAACAAACGCAACCAGGCTATCaaatgctagccagctagcatCCCTGAAAACTGACGGGATCAAGGTGTTGATAGCTAGCCTCCCAGCTAATTATCCATCAGCTAGCATCCTCCAGCCGTAGCATCATTAGCTTGCTCTTCCTCCTCGCGCACGTCGAGACCTGGCCGTCGCTCGTGGCGGTGCCTTTCAGCTCGCGAGCACCAAATCCTTcattcagacaaaaacagacaacgGAGCTTCCTAActagctgctgctggagacagCGTCTGCGTTGCATTAGTTGACACCATCACACCCATCTCCCCAACCCCTTCTCCTCTGCCCCTCTCCCTCCACCCGAAACACTGGAAATCCACAAGCGGCCGGATAGCGGCGAAGGGCCGGCGAAGCTGGGGGTGGTAACGTTACCGGACTCGCACGGAGTCGTAACGGCTACAGACAAGCTCAGCCGTGGGGATCTACCGACGAGTATGGACGGGCTGGCCGTGGAAGTTCGCGGCTCGAACGGGGCCTTCTACAAGGTAACCTGGCTACAGTCGTAGTTTCTAGTTGTCCCAgttaaaagttttgtttcagGAAAACTGTGTGGTTTGGTTCTTCTGAGCCCAGCCCTAGCTAGCAATCACTTGAGTACTGTTAGCTTAGATCCAGTTCTGACTAACAGGGATGGTTTTGCGTTCCATTAGGGTTGGCCATTGTGGGGTGGGTAGCTAGCTGCAGCTAGCTATTAAGCTAGGTACACTTGTCATCACCATGTATGGCCTATATTTGGTCGTTTTTAGCAAATGTCAATATGAATACAGGCTGTACCGTATGAAAGAGAGTCCCATTGTTTCGACAGGAGATCCATTGCTTCTCTTAACATATTGCTTAGCCTCAAAATGTGGGATGCAAACATTTATAACTGAAGCGAGCTGCTAATCATACAGCTGTTTTGCAGTTCCAGCGTACAAGTACGATGAGATGCTACATCAAAGCTCACATAGTTcgtatttgttttgttgcccAACCCATGTTCTGGCGGCCCCCACTAAACCTTGGATCTCGTGTTTATTGCCCCGACGAAGAAGAATTTGAGTGTCGGTTTCTGTTTCAATTCCGTCtcattttcaaaagaaagtGTACTCTCATATGCAGACACATGACTTCAGgtctttgttgctgctgtgtcaCAGCTTGTTTTCACCCAGCACACTGAGGTGGCAACTGTGtgaatttcaaattaaattctGCACATTCGTGTTATTAAAAAAAGGCAGCTTGAACATCAATCTGACAGTCATACAGATTTTGGTCTTGGTGAACATTGTAGCCCCCTGACAGAATGTGGGATTTCATAGAATGTTAGCTAAAAACCTGATGCAGGCAATCCCACCCAGAGGAGACTCTGTGATGGTTAGGGATAAACAAATAACCCCTCTCATCCCCtccctgttttcttttgtgataTCTTATTTTTTTGCTCGCTCCGTTGAAAAACTTGTATTTCTCCATGTgctcctcgtctctctcctgtcttcGGGTGTTCAGCTGGTCAGCCGGCCACATGGCGGTTTAGCGATGAGCCTATATTTACTCTCCTCATGCTGCTTCACCTGTCGTTCCGTTTTACAGGGTGACAGTTTGGCTCTGGCATGAATGAACGCTTTCCACTCATCACTGTTACGTCCATCATCTCACAGCTCTCATTTAGTGGACAACACTTTAAATGTGCTGGTGACATTTCAAATGTCATATTCCCAGAAATATGTTGTCCTTGATGGGGAGAGAGTGGGGCAAAAAGCGTTCTTGCTTTTCCTCCCTGTTGTGATTGACACACAGGGTAAAAGGACTCATCTTTTTGAAAACATCCCATTCACCTTGGTGCCAGTCTGAGGCtgtcagtgttatttttttatactttttaacTATGaatcaaaatcatttttattaacTTGTCACAGCAGTACAGCACCTGGTTGTCTTCTGCAGCAGCAAGCACATACATGTAAGCTGATAAAAGCTTAAGTTAGGATTCAAAGATTAATTGTATGGGATTTTccacatttgtttcttttttttgctgaatatcttgcaaaaatcagtttttccacttttatgtatattttatcatatatatatatatacagtgttaTATCTGAAGACTATGGCTACTTAGTTGGAAAATATACAACTATCCCATCTTTCGTAAGAGAGGAAGGTTGCAAACCTAGCTCCTCTGCGCTGAAACGTCATGGTCACCACATGGACCTGCATGTAGCCACTGGCCTGAGGATGAAGCAACGTCACTACAGAGATGCCTGTAACCCCTCTCTGCCCTAACATTTCAACCAGTCATGTCATGCTCGAAAGAGGGCTTGCCTGCCCTTTGACCTGGTAGCACTTGGTGAAAGCAGTACTCAATTTGACATAACACGCACATGCAGCTGTCTCCTGATGTGACCTTTGGAAATTGAAGGATGAGCCCTTTTTCAGTCAGACCTGTTGTCATTGCTGGCTTCTTCTAGTCTGCTTTAGTGTCAATGGGAGCCTGctgtgtgagagacagacactAACCACTTGTGTTGATACAGAGGCAGTAGTTGTAGTCGGAGACAGCTGCCTAAAGGGTGTAAAAGGATGTAAAATACTAAAACTAAGGCAGCACCTTCCCAGCAGGTGAATCCACTCCCACTTTCCCGACCCCCATGCTTGCTCTCAAGTGAAGCTACTGCCTGACTTCTCT
This is a stretch of genomic DNA from Pagrus major chromosome 10, Pma_NU_1.0. It encodes these proteins:
- the haus4 gene encoding HAUS augmin-like complex subunit 4, coding for MSAGSESTHISSLGKADSLHQRVLASFPLCDIAEEDLTQNPQFCKLLATLSQHVDQTGLTVPLKTELDKAEQKLQSQRRLWLCSESLHNGLKEMIQDHCIRKHHATVPPDQNMFYETMEKSLLVSQCIRQLDPSSTTNQDQPSILGLNPQQVMELMPSEKNVQRMKQSLPRELEKHLKKKCWGLLSYYQPEWESESDGLKNTKLSHLSAQLDREKKRAESLKETCRENTVLLQRQTQLYLCELIKCIQLLQSFILDHRLRMQTDLDRKKLDYFEGKCELVLQKIKTEMVEIQLDTYTADSISAHRKIREKLDSELKACRGEKQSVELKLASFEILGKEFEVLAEEYCRLRQEIEMKNWALKEFTQYNDK